One part of the Mytilus trossulus isolate FHL-02 chromosome 11, PNRI_Mtr1.1.1.hap1, whole genome shotgun sequence genome encodes these proteins:
- the LOC134690271 gene encoding sialidase-like, whose product MLRVEKCLAIHPLVIEQRTVFSNPPVSGQHTVSSNPPVSWQHTVSSNHPVCGQHSVSSNTPVSGLHTVPSNPPVSGLHTVPSNPPVSGQHTVSSNPPVCGQHSVSSNTPVSGLHTVPSNPLVSGLHTVPSNPPVSGQHTVSSNPSVSGQHTVPSNPPVSGQHTVSSNPHVSGQHTVSSNPPVSGQHTLSRNPPVRGHSTVSSNPPVSGQHPLSSNPPVSGHNTMFSNPPVSVHSTVFSIHPVSEQRTVFSNPPVSGHITVFGNPPVSGHSTVFSIPPVSGQRTLSSIYLVSEQRTVFSNHPWWPQTQC is encoded by the exons ATGCTTCGTGTAGAGAAA TGTTTAGCAATCCATCCTCTTGTTATTGAGCAACGTACAGTGTTTAGCAATCCTCCTGTTAGTGGGCAACATACGGTGTCTAGCAATCCTCCTGTTAGTTGGCAACATACGGTGTCTAGCAATCATCCTGTTTGTGGGCAACATTCAGTGTCTAGCAATACTCCTGTAAGTGGGCTTCATACAGTACCTAGCAATCCTCCTGTAAGTGGGCTTCATACAGTACCTAGCAATCCTCCTGTTAGTGGGCAACATACGGTGTCTAGCAATCCTCCTGTTTGTGGGCAACATTCAGTGTCTAGCAATACTCCTGTAAGTGGGCTTCATACAGTACCTAGTAATCCTCTTGTAAGTGGGCTTCATACAGTACCTAGCAATCCTCCTGTTAGTGGGCAACATACGGTGTCTAGCAATCCTTCTGTTAGTGGGCAACATACAGTACCTAGCAATCCTCCTGTTAGTGGGCAACATACGGTGTCTAGCAATCCTCATGTTAGTGGGCAACATACAGTTTCTAGCAATCCTCCTGTTAGCGGGCAACATACATTGTCTAGAAATCCTCCTGTTAGAGGGCATAGTACAGTTTCTAGCAATCCTCCTGTTAGTGGGCAACATCCATTGTCTAGCAATCCTCCTGTTAGTGGGCATAATACAATGTTTAGCAATCCTCCTGTTAGTGTGCATAGTACAGTGTTTAGCATTCATCCTGTTAGTGAGCAACGTACAGTGTTTAGCAACCCTCCTGTTAGTGGGCATATTACAGTGTTTGGCAATCCTCCTGTTAGTGGGCATAGTACAGTGTTTAGCATTCCTCCTGTTAGTGGGCAACGCACACTGTCTAGCATTTATCTTGTTAGCGAGCAACGTACAGTGTTTAGCAATCATCCCTGGTGGCCACAGACACAGTGTTAA